In uncultured Trichococcus sp., one DNA window encodes the following:
- a CDS encoding exodeoxyribonuclease III gives MKFVSWNVNGLRAIVNKNFADVFLDFDADFFCLQETKLQEGQIDLAFPGYESYWNYADRKGYSGTAIFTKHTPLSVRLGISDAEHDSEGRVITLEYTDFYLVTVYTPNSQEQLKRLDYRMNWETAFLAYLKGLETEKPVVVCGDLNVAHENIDLKNWKTNRKNAGFSDEERAKFSEVIANGFIDTFRYFHPDAEGRYSWWSYRFNARKNNAGWRIDYFLVSEALKDALVDADIHENIFGSDHCPISLKLSLQ, from the coding sequence CTGAAATTTGTCTCATGGAACGTCAATGGCTTGCGGGCCATCGTAAACAAGAATTTTGCGGATGTTTTTTTGGACTTCGATGCCGATTTCTTCTGTCTGCAGGAAACGAAATTGCAGGAGGGCCAGATTGATCTAGCGTTTCCCGGGTATGAGTCCTATTGGAATTATGCGGATCGCAAAGGTTATTCCGGCACGGCCATATTCACAAAGCATACCCCGCTTTCTGTCCGGTTGGGCATAAGCGATGCCGAACATGATTCGGAAGGCCGCGTCATCACCTTGGAGTACACCGACTTCTATCTGGTCACTGTCTACACGCCCAATTCACAGGAGCAATTGAAGCGGTTGGACTACCGGATGAATTGGGAGACGGCCTTTCTGGCTTATCTGAAGGGCCTGGAGACAGAAAAACCGGTCGTCGTCTGCGGTGACCTGAACGTTGCCCACGAAAACATCGATCTGAAGAATTGGAAAACGAACCGCAAGAACGCGGGCTTTTCGGACGAGGAACGCGCCAAGTTCAGCGAAGTGATCGCCAACGGATTCATCGATACTTTCCGCTACTTCCATCCCGATGCGGAAGGCAGATATTCCTGGTGGAGCTATCGCTTCAACGCCCGCAAAAACAATGCGGGGTGGCGGATCGACTATTTCCTTGTGTCGGAAGCTTTGAAGGATGCTTTGGTCGATGCGGATATCCATGAAAATATCTTCGGCAGCGACCATTGCCCGATATCGCTGAAGCTTTCGCTGCAGTAA
- a CDS encoding ABC transporter ATP-binding protein yields the protein MTDKPIITLENVKKVYDDETVLHDINFELEKGKFYTLLGPSGCGKTTILRLIAGFADATEGVIKINEEVVNDIPANRRKVNTVFQDYALFPHMNVFDNIAFGLTIKKLPKDQVKLKVDEALKMVQLEGYENREISEMSGGQQQRVAIARAIVNEPDVLLLDEPLSALDLKLRTDMQYELRELQQRLGITFIFVTHDQEEALAMSDWIFVMNKGAIVQSGTPVDIYDEPINRFVADFIGESNIVSGTMVEDYKVSFVGKEFECSDAGITPGEKIEIVIRPEDLELTTVENGKLVVNIDTQLFRGVHYEIIGYDKDGNEWMIHSTKRAEIGKDVGLRFGPQDIHVMRLGESEEEFDARLESYEE from the coding sequence ATGACTGACAAACCGATCATTACTTTGGAGAATGTGAAAAAAGTATACGATGATGAAACTGTGTTGCATGATATTAACTTTGAGCTTGAAAAAGGCAAATTCTATACCCTTTTGGGACCATCCGGCTGCGGGAAAACGACGATTCTGCGTTTGATCGCCGGCTTTGCGGACGCTACGGAAGGCGTCATCAAAATCAACGAGGAAGTAGTGAATGACATACCGGCGAACCGACGCAAAGTCAATACCGTTTTCCAGGACTACGCTTTGTTCCCCCACATGAATGTTTTCGATAATATCGCATTTGGGCTGACGATCAAAAAATTGCCCAAGGATCAGGTCAAGCTGAAAGTGGATGAAGCCCTGAAAATGGTTCAACTTGAGGGCTATGAAAACCGTGAAATCAGCGAAATGTCGGGCGGCCAGCAACAGCGGGTCGCAATCGCCCGGGCAATCGTCAACGAACCGGATGTGCTGCTGCTGGATGAACCGTTGTCGGCTTTGGATTTGAAATTGCGCACGGATATGCAGTACGAACTCCGTGAACTGCAGCAGCGTTTGGGTATCACCTTTATTTTTGTTACGCACGATCAGGAAGAGGCATTGGCGATGAGCGATTGGATATTCGTTATGAACAAGGGCGCGATTGTCCAGAGTGGCACACCTGTGGATATTTACGATGAGCCGATCAACCGGTTCGTTGCGGATTTCATCGGCGAGAGCAATATCGTTTCCGGAACAATGGTGGAGGACTACAAAGTCAGCTTCGTCGGCAAAGAGTTCGAATGTTCCGATGCGGGCATCACTCCGGGTGAAAAAATCGAAATCGTCATTCGTCCCGAAGATCTGGAGCTGACGACTGTCGAAAACGGCAAACTGGTCGTGAATATCGATACGCAGCTGTTCCGCGGTGTCCACTATGAAATCATCGGCTACGACAAGGACGGAAATGAGTGGATGATCCATTCCACTAAGCGCGCGGAAATCGGCAAGGATGTCGGCCTCCGTTTCGGTCCGCAGGATATCCATGTCATGCGCCTGGGCGAATCCGAAGAAGAGTTCGATGCCCGTCTGGAAAGCTATGAAGAATAG
- a CDS encoding cyclophilin-like fold protein: MRKRILLTFMLFAIGLLASCFRQTSERGETDLNSRLQDSQSSENGIETGENKMQIQVQDNAHTVVFMLNNSVAAESLYNQLPLKIMVENYGNNEKIFYPPTKLNTSNSPSAEGPAGTLAYFEPWGNVVMYYGSFGRYRGLYDLGIAVSGGGHIKELTGEISVTKVPD, translated from the coding sequence ATGAGAAAGAGAATCTTGCTAACTTTCATGCTCTTCGCTATTGGTCTATTAGCCTCTTGCTTTAGACAAACGTCTGAAAGAGGTGAAACAGATTTGAACTCAAGGTTACAAGATAGTCAATCATCAGAAAATGGTATTGAGACAGGAGAAAACAAAATGCAGATACAAGTTCAAGATAACGCGCATACTGTTGTATTTATGCTAAATAATAGTGTTGCAGCAGAATCACTCTATAATCAGCTTCCATTGAAAATAATGGTGGAGAATTATGGGAACAACGAAAAAATATTTTATCCGCCAACAAAACTGAATACCAGTAACTCTCCAAGTGCAGAAGGTCCTGCTGGCACACTTGCCTATTTCGAACCATGGGGAAATGTCGTCATGTATTATGGCAGCTTTGGACGTTATCGGGGGTTGTATGATTTGGGAATAGCTGTTTCAGGGGGAGGACATATCAAAGAATTGACAGGGGAAATATCTGTTACCAAGGTTCCTGATTGA
- a CDS encoding Rid family detoxifying hydrolase, with protein sequence MTKFISSDKAPAAIGPYSQGTRKNGFIFSSGQLPIDMETKELVSDPAAATTASLNNVLTIVKAGGGSLESIVKVNVFVKDINDFDAINGAYTAFFGEHKPARSLVQVAALPKDAVIEIEAIAVKD encoded by the coding sequence TTGACTAAATTCATCAGTTCAGACAAAGCACCCGCAGCGATCGGTCCTTATTCGCAAGGAACAAGAAAGAACGGTTTCATCTTTTCATCCGGACAATTACCGATCGATATGGAAACGAAGGAACTTGTTTCTGACCCTGCTGCAGCGACAACTGCCAGCTTAAACAATGTACTGACGATCGTCAAAGCGGGCGGTGGATCGTTGGAATCAATCGTAAAAGTCAACGTGTTCGTGAAGGACATCAATGATTTTGACGCCATCAACGGCGCATACACTGCATTCTTCGGGGAACATAAACCAGCCCGCTCTTTGGTGCAGGTTGCCGCTTTACCGAAAGATGCCGTCATCGAAATCGAAGCTATCGCGGTGAAAGACTAA
- the murB gene encoding UDP-N-acetylmuramate dehydrogenase produces the protein MLGTEIKQQFPEMIVKENENLSHYTYTKTGGPADVLVFPKSKEEVAAIVAWVNEKKLPLTVLGNSSNVIIKDGGIRGIVMILTEMDHMEVKRHRLIVQSGARLIDASRMALAERLSGLEFACGIPGSVGGAVYMNAGAYDGEVEEVIESVVVITREGKIKTYEKDELEFSYRHSKLQETNEIVLEVVFHLEKGKHEAIKARMDELTALRESKQPLEYPSCGSVFKRPTGYFTGKLIQEAGLQGLTWGGAQVSMKHAGFIVNINQATATDYIELIAHIKKVIMEHYGVPLETEVRIIGEDAVGSV, from the coding sequence ATGTTGGGGACGGAAATAAAACAACAGTTTCCTGAAATGATCGTTAAAGAGAATGAAAACTTGTCACATTATACATACACAAAAACAGGTGGCCCGGCGGATGTGCTGGTCTTTCCGAAATCCAAAGAAGAAGTTGCGGCAATCGTCGCATGGGTGAATGAAAAAAAATTGCCCTTGACCGTATTGGGCAACTCCAGCAACGTCATCATCAAGGACGGCGGCATCCGTGGTATCGTCATGATCCTGACGGAAATGGACCACATGGAAGTGAAACGCCATCGGTTGATCGTCCAGAGCGGCGCACGCCTGATTGATGCTTCCCGGATGGCTTTGGCAGAGCGGTTGAGCGGCTTGGAATTCGCATGCGGCATTCCCGGCAGCGTCGGCGGAGCGGTCTACATGAATGCCGGAGCATATGATGGTGAAGTCGAAGAAGTCATCGAATCCGTTGTGGTGATCACACGCGAAGGAAAAATCAAAACCTACGAGAAGGATGAACTTGAGTTTTCCTATCGCCACAGCAAGCTGCAGGAAACGAACGAAATCGTTCTGGAAGTCGTCTTCCATCTGGAAAAAGGCAAGCACGAAGCGATCAAAGCCCGAATGGATGAATTGACCGCTTTGCGCGAATCGAAGCAGCCATTGGAATATCCTTCATGCGGCAGCGTCTTCAAACGGCCGACCGGGTACTTCACAGGCAAATTGATCCAGGAAGCGGGTCTTCAGGGCTTGACTTGGGGTGGGGCGCAGGTTTCGATGAAGCATGCAGGGTTCATCGTGAACATCAACCAAGCTACAGCAACCGACTACATTGAACTGATTGCACACATCAAAAAAGTCATAATGGAACATTATGGCGTGCCGCTGGAAACGGAAGTCCGGATCATCGGAGAAGACGCAGTGGGAAGCGTATAG
- a CDS encoding dienelactone hydrolase family protein, which yields MSDPERTVKIIGAGVTLNGDLVLHGDPKGLVIFAHGSGSSRHSVRNKYVASVLRAHGLSTLLLDLLTEAESEWTDKRFDIDLLAQRLTLAENWVKQQDETKQLPIGYFGSSTGAAAALQSAAALGDEINAVVSRGGRPDLAKACLAKVTAPTLLLVGGYDDGVIELNEQAYALLNCEKEMTIIPGATHLFEEAGTLEQVAELAAQWFVKQFLKK from the coding sequence ATGAGTGATCCAGAAAGGACAGTCAAGATAATCGGTGCTGGCGTCACCTTGAATGGTGATCTGGTCTTGCACGGAGACCCGAAAGGCCTCGTCATTTTTGCCCATGGCAGCGGAAGCAGCCGGCACAGTGTACGCAACAAATACGTGGCCAGCGTGCTGCGGGCGCATGGATTATCCACTTTGTTGCTGGATCTGTTGACGGAAGCTGAAAGCGAGTGGACCGACAAGCGCTTCGACATCGATTTGTTGGCCCAGCGGTTGACGCTTGCGGAGAACTGGGTGAAGCAGCAGGATGAAACAAAACAGTTACCGATCGGGTATTTCGGATCCAGTACCGGAGCGGCTGCCGCTCTGCAATCGGCCGCTGCGTTGGGCGATGAAATCAACGCCGTTGTTTCGCGGGGCGGACGTCCGGACTTGGCGAAAGCATGTTTGGCTAAGGTCACGGCCCCAACGCTTTTGTTGGTGGGCGGCTATGATGATGGCGTGATCGAACTGAATGAGCAGGCATACGCATTGCTGAACTGCGAGAAGGAAATGACCATCATTCCGGGAGCCACCCATCTGTTCGAGGAAGCCGGTACGCTGGAACAGGTTGCTGAGTTGGCTGCGCAATGGTTTGTGAAGCAGTTTCTGAAAAAGTAA
- a CDS encoding ABC transporter substrate-binding protein codes for MKKLMGMAAVVLLACAAIAFGINALNRAQGFSEGNTLTIYNWGDYVEPELITKFEEQSGYKVSYETFDSNEAMYTKVKQGGTAYDLSIPSEYMINKMAEEGLLIELDHSKIEGLDNIDPRFLDLPFDEGNNYSIPYFWGTLGIIYNDKMVTKEITSWSDLWDPSYANSLLLIDGAREVMGLGLQSEGYSLNETDPMILNEVAEKLKDITPNIKAIVADEIKMYMIQEEAAIAVTFSGEASEMLWENENLHYVIPEEGSNLWFDNIVIPKTAKNIEGAYAFINFMLEPENAAINAEYVGYATPNQNAIELMDPEITSDEQFYPSDEIMDKLEVYENLGAKTLGTYNDLFLEIKMFRK; via the coding sequence ATGAAAAAATTAATGGGAATGGCGGCCGTTGTCCTGCTTGCTTGTGCAGCGATCGCTTTCGGTATAAACGCTTTGAACAGAGCACAAGGTTTTTCGGAAGGGAATACGCTGACCATATACAACTGGGGCGACTACGTCGAACCGGAGCTGATTACGAAATTCGAAGAGCAGTCCGGGTATAAAGTCTCCTACGAGACGTTTGATTCGAATGAGGCGATGTACACCAAAGTCAAACAGGGCGGGACGGCTTATGATCTGAGCATCCCCTCGGAGTACATGATCAATAAAATGGCTGAAGAAGGCTTGCTGATCGAACTGGACCACTCGAAAATCGAAGGCCTGGATAACATCGATCCGCGCTTCCTGGATTTGCCGTTCGATGAAGGCAACAACTATTCAATTCCTTATTTCTGGGGGACCTTGGGCATCATCTACAACGACAAAATGGTGACGAAAGAGATCACCTCCTGGTCCGATCTCTGGGATCCAAGCTACGCGAACAGTCTGCTCCTGATCGACGGGGCGCGCGAAGTGATGGGGCTGGGTCTCCAAAGTGAAGGCTACTCCCTCAATGAAACGGATCCGATGATTTTGAACGAGGTCGCGGAGAAACTGAAGGATATCACGCCGAATATCAAAGCCATCGTTGCCGATGAAATCAAGATGTACATGATCCAGGAAGAAGCGGCCATCGCCGTGACTTTCTCCGGTGAAGCCAGCGAGATGCTTTGGGAAAACGAAAATCTTCATTATGTGATCCCGGAAGAGGGCTCCAATCTCTGGTTCGACAACATCGTCATACCAAAGACCGCCAAAAATATCGAAGGCGCCTATGCCTTCATCAATTTCATGCTGGAACCTGAGAATGCGGCCATCAATGCGGAATACGTCGGCTACGCCACGCCGAACCAAAACGCCATCGAGCTGATGGATCCCGAAATCACCAGCGACGAACAATTCTACCCCTCGGATGAAATCATGGACAAACTCGAAGTCTACGAAAACCTGGGAGCAAAAACACTGGGAACGTATAATGATCTGTTCCTGGAAATCAAAATGTTCAGAAAATAA
- a CDS encoding ABC transporter permease, translating to MTKNSRAFYSVPYVLWLGLFVLSPMLLILYQSFFDITGAFTFANYATYFSSGNYLRMTLNSFLYAFTITLATFLISYPTALFLSRTKHKQLWLSLIILPTWINLLLKAYAFIGLFSQSGTVNQFLSFMGIGPQQILFTDFSFIFVAAYIELPFMILPIFNSIEELNPSLIVASEDLGATRMQTLTRVIFPLTLSGVRSGFQAVFIPSLSLFMLTRLIGGNRVITLGTAVEQHFLVTQNWGMGSTIGVILIISMIAIMSLTRDKKKKGRGVK from the coding sequence ATGACGAAAAATTCTAGAGCGTTCTATTCTGTTCCTTACGTGCTTTGGCTGGGGTTGTTTGTCCTCTCGCCGATGCTGCTGATCCTGTACCAGTCGTTTTTCGACATCACCGGAGCATTCACGTTTGCCAACTACGCGACCTATTTCAGTTCGGGAAATTATCTTCGGATGACGTTGAATTCGTTCCTGTATGCGTTCACCATCACCCTCGCGACGTTCCTGATCAGTTACCCGACGGCCCTGTTCCTGAGCCGGACGAAGCATAAGCAGCTCTGGCTGTCCTTGATCATTCTGCCGACATGGATCAACCTCTTGCTGAAGGCCTATGCCTTCATCGGTTTGTTCAGTCAGAGCGGTACGGTCAACCAGTTCCTGAGCTTCATGGGCATCGGTCCCCAACAGATCCTCTTCACGGACTTCAGTTTCATTTTCGTGGCGGCTTACATCGAGCTGCCGTTCATGATCCTGCCGATCTTCAATTCGATCGAAGAGCTGAACCCGTCCCTAATCGTCGCCAGCGAGGACTTGGGCGCAACAAGGATGCAGACTTTGACGCGGGTCATCTTTCCTTTGACGCTGAGCGGCGTGCGCAGCGGTTTCCAGGCCGTCTTCATTCCGTCTCTGTCGCTGTTCATGCTGACGCGACTGATCGGTGGAAACCGGGTAATCACGCTGGGAACCGCCGTAGAGCAACATTTTCTCGTCACCCAGAACTGGGGGATGGGTTCCACGATCGGCGTCATTCTGATCATCAGCATGATTGCCATTATGTCCCTGACGCGTGACAAAAAGAAGAAAGGCAGGGGAGTCAAATGA
- a CDS encoding DUF3744 domain-containing protein has translation MRRPLISFQNFSFTYSDQKEPTLEELNVTIYEGEKILVLGPSGSGKTTFARCLTGVLPSEENGDASGNILFHHQVDQTVAPFEDFLPNEMKLVKNSLIPHADQMGKFGVKQQIPFRSAEELKKMDSWHEFLEKRPYLKRSFMKLSEQQLGDITMAGISLDGKPLILFDEPLANLDPSSGDLAMKFIDDLHRVSDTTVLIIEHRLEDVLAQPIDRILLFSGGRLIADATPEEILRTEILSDIGIREPLYITAMRYAGVDLDNVRELANVKKVNGPQLKEQMESWLNYLPQFRYPDYDEVLLELDGLSFKYPWNDEDIVDGAFLRIYKGEMISLVGANGAGKSTLSRLMTGEEKPQSGHIYWKGQKVSDIDSDEAGNYVGYVPQNPKDSLSQETVYEEIALKLKQRNIPEEEIVRKVDEVAKVCGLQYIKDLPLSMLSFGQLKRVSIAAVLALDPELIILDEPAAGQDFSHYKDIMHFLQQIHQNGVTVVIVTHDMHLMLEYTRRAVVMAKGKIVADTSSAFVLINPRLIQIASLKETTLFTFANQIGMTDPYSFTEKFVYYDRAARLF, from the coding sequence ATGCGAAGACCACTGATATCTTTTCAGAACTTTAGTTTCACCTATTCAGATCAAAAGGAACCGACGTTGGAAGAACTGAATGTCACCATCTACGAAGGAGAAAAAATACTTGTGCTCGGCCCTAGCGGCTCCGGGAAAACGACCTTTGCCCGCTGTCTCACAGGCGTATTGCCGAGTGAAGAGAACGGCGATGCGAGTGGAAACATCCTCTTTCACCATCAGGTCGATCAGACAGTTGCCCCCTTTGAAGATTTTCTTCCGAATGAAATGAAGCTGGTCAAGAATAGTCTGATTCCCCACGCGGATCAGATGGGGAAATTCGGAGTGAAGCAACAAATTCCATTCCGCTCCGCCGAAGAATTGAAAAAAATGGACAGTTGGCATGAATTTTTGGAGAAACGCCCTTACCTGAAGCGCAGTTTCATGAAATTATCGGAACAGCAATTGGGCGACATCACGATGGCCGGTATTTCCTTGGATGGCAAACCGTTGATTTTGTTCGATGAGCCATTAGCGAATCTGGACCCGAGCTCCGGGGACTTGGCCATGAAATTCATTGATGATCTGCATCGCGTCAGCGACACGACCGTCCTCATCATCGAACATAGGTTGGAAGATGTCTTGGCACAGCCGATCGATCGTATCCTGCTGTTTTCCGGCGGGCGGCTCATCGCGGATGCAACGCCGGAGGAGATACTCCGCACCGAAATTTTGAGCGATATCGGCATCCGGGAACCACTGTACATCACGGCTATGCGCTATGCCGGAGTCGATCTGGACAATGTCCGGGAGTTGGCGAACGTAAAGAAAGTGAATGGTCCGCAATTAAAGGAACAAATGGAGAGTTGGCTGAATTATCTGCCGCAATTCCGGTATCCCGATTATGATGAAGTGCTTTTGGAACTGGATGGCTTGTCGTTCAAATATCCTTGGAATGACGAGGACATCGTCGACGGAGCCTTTCTCCGCATCTACAAAGGGGAAATGATCAGTCTTGTCGGTGCGAACGGCGCCGGCAAATCGACGCTTTCCCGCTTGATGACCGGAGAGGAAAAACCGCAGAGTGGACATATCTACTGGAAAGGCCAGAAAGTCAGCGACATCGACTCGGATGAAGCGGGAAACTATGTCGGCTACGTCCCGCAGAACCCGAAAGACAGCCTGTCGCAGGAAACCGTGTATGAAGAGATTGCATTGAAACTGAAGCAGCGCAACATCCCAGAGGAAGAGATCGTAAGGAAAGTCGATGAAGTTGCAAAAGTTTGCGGACTGCAATACATCAAAGACTTGCCGTTGTCGATGCTGAGTTTCGGCCAACTGAAAAGGGTGTCGATTGCAGCCGTCTTGGCGCTGGATCCGGAGTTGATCATCTTGGATGAGCCGGCAGCCGGTCAGGATTTCAGTCATTATAAAGACATCATGCATTTCCTCCAGCAGATTCACCAGAACGGTGTGACCGTCGTGATCGTAACGCATGATATGCACCTGATGCTCGAATACACCCGCAGAGCGGTCGTCATGGCCAAAGGGAAAATCGTTGCCGATACGAGTTCCGCTTTTGTCCTCATCAATCCAAGGCTGATCCAGATCGCCTCATTGAAAGAGACTACCTTGTTCACCTTCGCCAACCAAATCGGAATGACGGATCCATATTCCTTTACGGAAAAATTCGTCTACTACGATCGGGCCGCGCGTCTGTTCTAA
- a CDS encoding ABC transporter permease yields the protein MKETTNTKWNNAFLVLVFAILYLPIFYLIFYSFNAGGTMNAFTGFTWEHYQAVFEDTRLIGIVLNTFLVALLSALIATAIGTMGAIFIYFTKKRSIKNTLLSLNNVLMVSPDVIIGASLLILFTMLGFSLGFSSVLLSHIAFSIPIVVLMVLPKLYEMNDSMISAAQDLGASSGQVFSRILIPSITPGILSGFFMAFTYSLDDFAVTFFVTGNGFTTLAVEIYSRARRGVSLEINALSALMFLFTLLLVLGYYFIQQYEHNKHAQQLKAVGKRAGSGRTVKKG from the coding sequence ATGAAGGAAACAACCAACACGAAGTGGAACAATGCGTTCCTTGTGCTCGTTTTCGCCATCCTGTACCTGCCGATCTTTTATCTGATCTTTTATTCGTTCAATGCCGGCGGGACCATGAATGCCTTCACCGGCTTCACGTGGGAGCATTACCAAGCTGTCTTTGAGGACACGCGCTTGATCGGCATCGTGCTGAACACATTTTTGGTGGCGTTGCTGTCGGCCCTCATCGCGACTGCGATCGGCACGATGGGTGCGATTTTCATTTATTTCACGAAAAAACGTAGCATCAAGAATACGCTTTTGAGCCTGAACAACGTGCTGATGGTTTCTCCGGACGTTATCATCGGGGCAAGTTTGTTGATTCTGTTTACGATGCTCGGCTTCTCGTTGGGCTTCTCCTCGGTGCTGTTGTCGCACATCGCTTTTTCGATCCCTATTGTCGTGCTGATGGTGCTGCCGAAGCTTTATGAGATGAACGATTCGATGATCAGTGCGGCCCAGGATCTGGGCGCCAGCTCCGGCCAAGTGTTCAGCAGAATCCTGATCCCGAGCATCACTCCAGGGATACTGAGCGGCTTTTTCATGGCTTTTACCTATTCCTTAGATGATTTTGCGGTGACATTTTTCGTGACGGGGAACGGCTTCACTACTTTGGCGGTGGAAATTTATTCACGGGCCCGCCGTGGGGTCAGCCTGGAAATCAATGCACTCAGTGCGCTGATGTTCCTGTTCACGCTGCTGTTGGTCTTGGGCTACTATTTCATTCAACAGTACGAGCACAATAAACATGCGCAGCAATTGAAGGCGGTCGGGAAACGCGCCGGCTCGGGACGGACGGTGAAAAAAGGATGA
- a CDS encoding phosphoribosyltransferase family protein — protein MLFTDRKEAGMLLAEALEKYRGEDIVVFALPRGGVPLGVEIAKKLAAPLDLLITKKIGHPFNPEYAIGAITEDADPIFNPGEHGVLDKNWLEWELKRLRQEIKRRRETYVGAANIQSLEGKTAIIVDDGIATGFTMFASIAALKKRNPKRIIVAVPVTPEDTAKKMDQMVDAVVALERADDYLGAVGAYYVHFNQLDDAEVVSLLRSMNVKEGEADE, from the coding sequence ATGTTATTTACCGATCGGAAAGAGGCCGGCATGCTGCTGGCAGAAGCGTTGGAGAAGTACCGCGGAGAAGACATTGTCGTATTTGCTTTGCCGCGAGGTGGGGTGCCTTTGGGTGTCGAGATCGCCAAGAAATTGGCGGCACCGCTTGATTTGCTCATCACGAAGAAAATCGGACACCCGTTCAATCCTGAATATGCCATCGGGGCCATCACGGAGGATGCGGACCCGATCTTCAATCCAGGCGAGCACGGGGTGTTGGACAAGAATTGGTTGGAATGGGAGCTGAAGCGGCTCCGCCAGGAAATCAAACGGCGCAGGGAAACGTACGTCGGGGCAGCGAACATCCAATCGCTGGAAGGCAAAACGGCCATCATCGTGGATGACGGCATCGCGACCGGCTTCACGATGTTCGCCTCGATAGCGGCACTCAAAAAGCGGAATCCGAAACGCATCATCGTGGCGGTTCCGGTCACGCCGGAGGATACGGCGAAAAAGATGGACCAAATGGTGGATGCAGTCGTTGCCTTGGAGCGGGCGGATGACTATCTCGGAGCGGTGGGCGCCTATTATGTCCATTTCAATCAGCTCGACGACGCGGAAGTCGTCTCCTTGCTCCGGAGCATGAACGTGAAGGAGGGGGAGGCAGATGAGTGA
- a CDS encoding SDR family oxidoreductase: MDIQNRVVVVTGGANGIGRATVESFLAAGAAVAFVDTDREAGERIVSRFEANDVYFHHGDIAEEAAIHAFAESVKQRFGKVDYLVNNACISKKGIVSQCSFQDFNYVLTLGVTAPYLLTSLFLPVFTADASVVNIASSRGFMSQKDTESYSAAKGGILSLTHALSISLAGKARVNSISPGWIDTGSFLKEEDYQPDYEAADLLQHPVGRVGVPDDIVQTIRFLCSDAAGFITGQNFTVDGGMSKLMIYHNDHGWTYNPESE, from the coding sequence ATGGATATTCAAAATCGGGTGGTCGTGGTGACCGGCGGAGCGAACGGAATCGGCCGGGCAACGGTGGAATCATTTTTGGCTGCGGGTGCCGCTGTCGCCTTCGTGGATACGGACAGGGAAGCCGGTGAGAGGATCGTTTCACGATTTGAAGCGAACGACGTGTATTTCCATCACGGAGACATCGCGGAGGAGGCTGCCATTCATGCTTTTGCGGAATCCGTCAAGCAACGCTTCGGCAAAGTCGATTATCTAGTGAACAATGCCTGCATCAGCAAAAAAGGGATCGTGTCGCAGTGTTCCTTTCAGGACTTCAATTATGTTCTGACTTTGGGTGTCACGGCGCCGTACCTGTTGACGAGCTTATTTTTGCCGGTGTTCACAGCTGACGCTTCGGTCGTGAACATCGCATCCAGCCGCGGTTTCATGTCGCAAAAGGACACCGAAAGTTACTCGGCAGCTAAAGGTGGCATCCTTTCCTTGACGCACGCCCTCAGCATTTCCTTGGCCGGAAAAGCCCGCGTCAATTCCATCAGCCCTGGCTGGATCGACACGGGTTCCTTCCTTAAAGAGGAGGACTATCAGCCGGACTATGAAGCCGCGGATCTCCTGCAGCATCCTGTCGGCCGTGTCGGCGTACCCGATGACATCGTGCAGACGATCCGTTTTCTCTGCAGCGACGCAGCCGGCTTCATCACCGGGCAGAATTTCACCGTTGACGGCGGGATGTCCAAGCTGATGATCTACCACAACGACCATGGCTGGACCTACAATCCCGAATCCGAGTGA